A stretch of Mucilaginibacter terrae DNA encodes these proteins:
- the ribD gene encoding bifunctional diaminohydroxyphosphoribosylaminopyrimidine deaminase/5-amino-6-(5-phosphoribosylamino)uracil reductase RibD codes for MATHEIYMQRCIQLAALGAGNVSPNPMVGAVIVHNNRIVGEGYHQQYGKAHAEVDAINDIFKNFTNADVLLKQSVIYISLEPCAHYGKTPPCADLIIKNQIPKVVVGCRDPFAQVDGKGMEKLQQAGIEVITGILEQECRDLNKRFFTRVQKQRPYIILKWAQTANGYFAPKDGSQHWITGPESRKLVHKWRAEEDAIFVGKNTARVDNPQLNTRLWPGKSPKRVVIDRNLELSQDMHVFDNSVETLVFNAIKTDFVGKVKYIALEDFDRFVPQYIMFQLYLQDIQSVIIEGGAHTLNSFITEGLWDEARIFTGKTLLADGIKAPVCFGNKTEHAMVGDDSLQIIFNQ; via the coding sequence ATGGCTACCCATGAAATTTATATGCAGCGCTGCATCCAATTGGCTGCCTTAGGCGCTGGCAATGTTAGTCCAAACCCTATGGTGGGTGCCGTAATTGTACATAACAACCGTATTGTAGGCGAGGGGTATCACCAGCAATATGGCAAGGCGCATGCCGAGGTAGATGCTATAAATGATATATTTAAAAACTTTACCAATGCTGATGTATTGCTCAAACAATCAGTAATTTATATTTCATTAGAACCATGTGCGCACTACGGCAAAACCCCGCCATGTGCCGACCTCATTATCAAGAACCAAATACCCAAAGTAGTAGTGGGCTGCCGCGACCCGTTTGCACAGGTAGATGGTAAAGGCATGGAAAAATTGCAACAGGCAGGCATTGAAGTAATAACCGGAATACTCGAACAGGAGTGTCGCGATTTAAACAAACGCTTTTTTACCCGGGTACAAAAGCAACGCCCCTACATCATACTCAAATGGGCGCAAACTGCCAATGGCTATTTTGCGCCAAAGGATGGTTCGCAACACTGGATAACCGGCCCCGAATCGCGCAAACTGGTGCATAAATGGCGTGCCGAAGAAGATGCTATATTTGTGGGCAAAAACACCGCCCGCGTAGATAATCCGCAACTGAATACAAGGCTGTGGCCGGGCAAATCTCCTAAAAGAGTGGTGATCGATAGAAACCTTGAGTTGAGCCAGGATATGCATGTATTTGATAACTCGGTTGAAACGTTAGTGTTCAATGCCATAAAAACCGACTTTGTAGGCAAAGTAAAGTACATTGCTTTGGAAGATTTTGACCGCTTTGTGCCTCAATACATCATGTTCCAGTTGTATTTGCAGGATATACAATCGGTTATTATTGAAGGCGGCGCCCATACACTAAATAGTTTTATTACCGAAGGTTTGTGGGACGAAGCCCGTATATTTACCGGTAAAACTTTGCTGGCCGATGGCATTAAAGCCCCGGTATGCTTC
- the prmC gene encoding peptide chain release factor N(5)-glutamine methyltransferase, which produces MKTVKDAFNVMKTGLADMYSPAEADAITTLLLTDLTKLSNAQLKAYGDTELNVVQSERLLTQLAQLKTGMPVQYVLGHTEFYGHTFEVNPSVLIPRPETEELVDWIIKTINHSSGLKILDIGTGSGCIPVSLKLIDINNEIFTIDISSKALQTAKHNAAMNNAEITFIETNILNPEPSVITHQKYHVIVSNPPYVTGTDKLQMHRNVTDFEPHTALFVPDADPLLFYNAIADFAIDHLETEGYLFFEINESYGQETVDMLARKDFTNIELRQDMAGKDRMIRAVWV; this is translated from the coding sequence ATGAAAACGGTTAAAGATGCTTTTAATGTGATGAAGACTGGCTTAGCAGACATGTACAGCCCTGCCGAAGCTGACGCGATAACTACCTTGTTATTAACAGATTTAACAAAACTAAGCAACGCCCAGCTTAAAGCATATGGCGATACGGAACTGAATGTAGTGCAAAGCGAGCGGCTGCTTACCCAACTCGCCCAACTTAAAACCGGCATGCCTGTACAATACGTTTTGGGCCATACCGAGTTTTACGGACACACTTTTGAAGTCAACCCATCGGTACTGATACCCCGCCCTGAAACTGAAGAACTGGTGGACTGGATCATCAAAACCATAAACCATTCATCCGGCTTAAAAATACTGGATATTGGCACAGGTAGCGGCTGCATTCCGGTTTCTTTAAAGTTAATTGATATTAATAATGAGATTTTTACAATTGATATATCATCTAAAGCTTTACAAACTGCAAAGCACAATGCTGCCATGAATAATGCCGAAATTACCTTTATCGAAACCAATATATTAAACCCTGAACCATCAGTTATTACCCATCAAAAGTACCATGTAATAGTTAGCAATCCGCCGTATGTTACCGGTACCGATAAGCTGCAAATGCACCGTAACGTAACCGACTTTGAGCCACATACCGCCCTGTTTGTTCCGGATGCCGACCCGCTCCTTTTTTATAATGCCATAGCCGATTTTGCGATTGACCATCTTGAAACGGAGGGCTATCTCTTTTTCGAGATCAATGAAAGCTACGGGCAGGAAACGGTTGATATGTTAGCGAGAAAAGATTTTACTAATATTGAACTACGCCAGGACATGGCTGGAAAAGACCGTATGATACGTGCCGTTTGGGTGTAG
- a CDS encoding DoxX family protein produces the protein MKAITIFYWIFTGLLCALMLFSAVMSFKSTPEGDAMLKHIGFTPPITHLLAVFKILGVIALLMPGLPRLKEWAYAGFTFDLMGAMYSFIVVGDPLKDWAFIIFALVLVTGSYICWRKRTTIALK, from the coding sequence ATGAAAGCGATCACTATTTTTTACTGGATTTTTACCGGTTTGTTATGCGCGCTCATGCTGTTTTCGGCGGTAATGAGTTTTAAATCGACACCCGAGGGCGATGCCATGCTTAAACATATAGGCTTTACGCCGCCAATAACGCATTTGCTTGCGGTATTTAAAATACTGGGAGTAATTGCTTTGTTAATGCCAGGTTTACCACGGCTTAAAGAATGGGCTTATGCCGGGTTTACCTTTGACCTCATGGGGGCCATGTATTCATTTATTGTTGTGGGCGATCCGTTAAAAGACTGGGCATTCATAATTTTTGCCCTGGTACTTGTAACAGGATCATATATATGCTGGCGCAAAAGAACTACCATTGCCTTGAAATGA
- a CDS encoding exonuclease domain-containing protein produces MYAIVDIETTGGHANANGITEIAICIHNGHEVVQRYETLVNPGVDIPVYIQALTGISNEMVRTARPFKDVAYDIFNLLHGCIFVAHNVNFDHSFVKYHLAQAGYDLQCNKLCTVRLSRKILPGMSSYSLGKLCHQLGIGNAARHRAAGDADATAELFTLLLNSDVHNHIPDALKQRSKEQVLPPNLHRKFIDKLPATPGVYYFHDNKGKVVYVGKAVNIKKRVASHFAGNNSGAQRQEFMRHIHQISFQECGTELMALLTEAVEIKRLWPKFNRSQKQLEFNFGLYTYEDQRGYVRLVVDKRRKYSSPVHTCSSLLTGRALLTRLIDAYELCPKFCMVQTNADTCTGTNATQCACSGNETVASYNQKVLNAIEGLKQALPTFAIRDEGRKDDEHSCILIEEGRLYGMGYISHYMEANNLAQLKNYLTPYPSNDYMRNMVITHAEQFPWKKVELVAV; encoded by the coding sequence ATGTACGCCATAGTTGATATTGAAACCACCGGAGGCCATGCTAATGCAAATGGCATAACCGAAATTGCCATTTGCATTCATAATGGCCATGAGGTTGTGCAGCGCTACGAAACGCTGGTAAACCCCGGCGTTGATATACCGGTATATATACAGGCGCTTACCGGTATCAGTAATGAAATGGTGCGCACAGCGCGTCCGTTTAAGGATGTAGCTTATGATATATTTAACTTGCTGCATGGCTGCATTTTTGTAGCACATAATGTAAATTTTGACCATTCATTTGTTAAATACCATTTGGCCCAGGCCGGGTATGATTTGCAATGCAACAAGCTTTGCACCGTACGCCTGAGCCGCAAAATATTGCCGGGAATGTCTTCATACAGCCTGGGCAAACTATGTCATCAATTAGGTATAGGTAATGCCGCCCGTCACCGCGCAGCCGGTGATGCCGATGCTACTGCCGAATTGTTTACCTTGTTACTCAACAGCGATGTACACAATCACATCCCCGATGCCCTGAAGCAACGCTCAAAAGAACAGGTGCTCCCCCCTAATTTGCACCGTAAATTTATTGATAAGTTGCCTGCTACACCGGGCGTTTACTACTTTCATGATAATAAAGGCAAAGTAGTGTATGTAGGCAAAGCCGTAAACATAAAAAAGCGTGTTGCCAGTCATTTTGCCGGTAACAACTCCGGGGCGCAACGGCAGGAATTTATGCGGCATATACACCAGATAAGTTTTCAGGAGTGCGGAACGGAGCTGATGGCCCTGCTTACCGAAGCTGTGGAAATAAAACGCCTTTGGCCCAAATTTAACCGCTCACAAAAACAGCTGGAATTTAACTTTGGCTTATACACCTATGAAGACCAACGTGGCTACGTGCGTTTAGTGGTTGATAAGCGGCGTAAGTATTCGTCGCCCGTGCATACGTGCAGTTCATTACTTACCGGGCGCGCTTTGCTTACCCGGCTTATTGATGCTTATGAGCTTTGCCCCAAGTTTTGCATGGTTCAAACCAATGCCGATACCTGTACGGGAACCAATGCCACCCAGTGCGCCTGTAGCGGTAATGAAACTGTGGCCAGCTACAATCAAAAAGTATTAAACGCTATTGAGGGACTTAAACAGGCCTTACCTACTTTTGCTATACGTGATGAAGGCCGTAAAGATGATGAGCACAGCTGCATCCTGATTGAAGAAGGCCGCCTTTATGGTATGGGCTATATTTCACACTATATGGAAGCCAATAACCTGGCACAACTTAAAAATTACCTTACACCTTACCCTTCAAATGATTATATGCGTAACATGGTTATAACTCATGCTGAACAATTTCCGTGGAAGAAGGTAGAGTTGGTGGCTGTATAA
- a CDS encoding pyridoxamine 5'-phosphate oxidase family protein has translation MDSINQNQPEDNFKNLQGEEAKAKIKELAEKASSCFFCSNIKTGLPFSTRPMAVQKIDDEGNFWFLSADDSHKNEELSHDPFVHLLFQGSAHSDFLNIYGIADVSKDKEKIKELWEPILKTWFTEGEDDPRITVIKVEPTAGYYWDNKHGNAIAFIKQAAGAVMGKTLDDSIEGKLDID, from the coding sequence ATGGATAGCATTAATCAAAACCAGCCCGAGGATAATTTTAAAAATCTGCAGGGCGAAGAAGCTAAAGCAAAAATTAAAGAACTTGCCGAAAAGGCATCCAGCTGTTTCTTTTGTTCGAACATAAAAACCGGGTTACCATTTTCAACCCGCCCAATGGCCGTACAAAAAATAGACGATGAGGGAAACTTTTGGTTCCTGAGCGCTGATGATAGCCATAAAAATGAAGAATTAAGCCACGACCCGTTCGTGCACCTGTTGTTCCAGGGTTCGGCCCATTCTGATTTTTTGAACATTTACGGTATTGCCGACGTAAGCAAAGACAAGGAGAAGATAAAAGAACTTTGGGAACCCATACTAAAAACCTGGTTTACTGAGGGCGAAGATGACCCACGCATCACTGTTATTAAAGTTGAACCAACCGCAGGTTATTATTGGGACAATAAGCACGGTAACGCTATAGCATTTATTAAGCAAGCCGCCGGTGCTGTAATGGGCAAAACGCTGGATGACTCCATTGAAGGTAAACTTGATATTGATTAA
- a CDS encoding histone deacetylase family protein: protein MLKIAFDPIYAHPLPEGHRFPMLKYELIPQQLLHEGLITEDSLFSPEPLNEETILLTHDKVYWEQLRNLSLLPKEQRRIGFPLTHQLVEREIRIAKGTIDGCHYAFENGIAFNVAGGTHHAGSNWGEGFCMLNDQAIAANYLLNKGLAQSILIIDLDVHQGNGTAEIFEQEPRVFTFSMHGDKNFPFRKERSDLDIPLADGVSDDEFLDLVYCTVPQLIAQQKPDFIFYLSGVDVLESDKLGKLSLTKEACKERDRFVLQQCKNAGVPVQVSMGGGYSPHIRDIVEAHCNTYRVAVDIFF, encoded by the coding sequence ATGCTAAAAATCGCTTTCGACCCTATATACGCCCATCCACTGCCCGAAGGGCACAGGTTTCCGATGCTAAAGTATGAGCTGATACCACAACAGTTACTGCACGAGGGGCTTATCACTGAGGATAGCCTGTTTTCGCCCGAACCATTGAATGAGGAGACTATACTGTTAACACACGACAAAGTCTACTGGGAACAACTGCGCAATTTATCACTACTGCCTAAAGAGCAACGCCGGATAGGTTTCCCCCTTACTCATCAATTGGTAGAGCGAGAAATACGCATTGCCAAAGGAACTATAGACGGTTGCCATTACGCATTTGAGAACGGCATAGCCTTTAACGTAGCCGGAGGAACCCACCATGCCGGCAGCAATTGGGGCGAAGGTTTTTGTATGTTAAATGACCAGGCTATTGCCGCCAATTATTTATTAAATAAAGGATTAGCTCAATCTATCTTAATTATTGATTTAGATGTTCACCAGGGCAATGGCACTGCCGAAATATTTGAGCAGGAGCCGCGCGTGTTCACCTTCTCCATGCATGGCGACAAAAACTTCCCATTCCGCAAAGAACGATCAGACCTTGATATACCGCTGGCTGATGGTGTTAGCGATGATGAGTTTCTGGACTTAGTATACTGCACCGTTCCGCAATTAATCGCTCAGCAAAAGCCCGATTTCATTTTTTACCTTTCGGGAGTAGATGTACTGGAATCGGATAAATTAGGCAAGCTATCCCTCACTAAAGAAGCTTGCAAAGAGCGCGACCGTTTTGTATTACAGCAGTGCAAAAATGCGGGTGTACCCGTACAGGTGAGCATGGGCGGTGGGTATTCGCCTCACATTAGGGATATTGTGGAGGCGCATTGCAATACGTATAGGGTAGCGGTGGATATATTTTTTTGA
- a CDS encoding bestrophin family protein, with translation MITYNPKDWFTFLFRFHKSDTLLKLFPLMLGVGIYSALVTWLLLDYIHLPDSSVIHKTSVVHSTLGFVLSLLLAFRINSAYDRWWEGRKLWGALVNNSRNLAIKVRHLGNAADVQFFNQHISLYAETLKDHLRDQQNKNALKAGFNPDKHLPNQVASAMIARGYKLNDGSINTEQLMSINAELMSFTDICGACERIKNTPIPYNYGVFIKKFIFFFIMSLPLTWAFELHYYIIPIIAFVLYVLASIELIAEEIEDPFGFDENDLPLEKIALNIKKHVGEILE, from the coding sequence ATGATTACCTATAACCCCAAAGACTGGTTTACATTTTTATTCCGTTTTCATAAGTCCGATACGCTACTCAAACTTTTTCCGCTCATGCTTGGGGTGGGTATTTATTCGGCACTCGTAACCTGGCTATTACTGGATTACATACACCTGCCAGATAGCAGTGTAATACATAAAACCAGCGTGGTGCATTCCACTTTAGGTTTTGTATTGTCGTTGTTGCTGGCCTTCCGCATTAATTCGGCTTACGACCGCTGGTGGGAAGGGCGTAAACTTTGGGGCGCATTGGTAAACAACAGCCGTAACCTGGCCATAAAAGTCAGGCACTTGGGTAATGCGGCTGATGTGCAGTTTTTTAATCAACATATTTCGCTATATGCCGAAACGCTGAAGGACCATCTACGCGATCAACAAAACAAGAACGCTCTAAAAGCGGGATTTAACCCTGATAAACATTTGCCTAACCAGGTAGCATCAGCCATGATAGCTCGTGGGTATAAGTTAAATGATGGCAGTATCAACACTGAGCAACTGATGAGCATTAATGCCGAACTGATGTCGTTCACTGATATTTGCGGTGCTTGTGAGCGTATTAAAAACACGCCTATTCCTTACAATTATGGCGTATTTATTAAAAAGTTTATCTTTTTCTTTATCATGAGTTTGCCGCTCACTTGGGCGTTTGAGCTGCATTATTATATCATACCAATTATTGCCTTTGTGCTGTATGTGTTGGCCAGTATTGAGTTGATTGCCGAAGAAATTGAAGATCCGTTTGGCTTTGATGAGAATGATTTGCCTCTGGAAAAAATAGCGCTAAACATTAAGAAACACGTAGGGGAGATACTGGAGTAA
- the kynU gene encoding kynureninase: protein MEFQNSAEFAHQLDEQDALHNYRDQFLIPQHNGKDIIYLCGNSLGLQPKSTKQHLDAKLGEWQSLAVEGWFQGDNPWLEYHKQLLPALCNIVGAHSSEITIMNSLTINLHLLMVSFYQPKNGRYKIIMEGGAFPSDQYAVESQVKFHGFNPEDAVIEIFPRVGESTLRTEDILNMIKAHGNEVALVLFGGINYYTGQLFDMQNIAATAHEVGALAGFDLAHAAGNVPLQLHKWNADFACWCSYKYMNSGPGGISGIFVHEKHHNNPQLNRFAGWWGYRNDTRFKMAPGFKPEVGAEGWQVSTSPVLLMAAHKASLDIFEQAGSVNTLREKALVLTAYLEYLINQINQQAGDELFKIITPVNQQERGSQLSIICKRNGKAIFDYLANQGVIGDWREPDVIRLSPVPLYNTFTDVYTAALHLTQAAKTL from the coding sequence ATGGAATTTCAGAACAGCGCCGAGTTTGCTCACCAACTCGACGAGCAGGATGCCCTGCACAATTATCGCGATCAGTTTTTAATACCTCAGCATAATGGGAAAGACATTATTTACCTGTGTGGTAACTCGTTAGGCTTGCAACCTAAATCTACCAAACAACATCTTGACGCAAAATTAGGCGAATGGCAAAGCCTCGCCGTTGAGGGATGGTTTCAGGGCGATAACCCGTGGCTTGAGTATCACAAGCAATTACTGCCTGCATTGTGCAATATTGTTGGGGCGCATTCATCCGAGATAACGATCATGAACTCGCTTACCATTAACCTGCATTTGCTGATGGTAAGCTTTTATCAGCCTAAAAACGGTCGCTACAAAATTATAATGGAGGGCGGCGCATTCCCATCAGACCAGTACGCGGTTGAAAGCCAGGTAAAGTTTCACGGTTTTAACCCTGAGGATGCTGTGATTGAGATTTTTCCGCGCGTTGGCGAAAGTACCTTGCGTACTGAAGATATTTTAAATATGATCAAGGCCCATGGCAATGAGGTTGCGCTGGTGTTGTTTGGCGGTATTAATTATTATACAGGGCAACTATTTGATATGCAAAATATCGCTGCCACGGCACACGAGGTTGGTGCTCTTGCAGGGTTCGATCTGGCGCATGCTGCCGGCAATGTTCCGTTGCAATTACACAAATGGAATGCTGATTTTGCCTGCTGGTGTTCGTACAAATATATGAACTCGGGACCGGGAGGTATAAGCGGCATTTTTGTGCATGAAAAGCATCATAACAACCCGCAACTAAACCGTTTTGCAGGTTGGTGGGGCTACCGTAATGATACCCGTTTTAAAATGGCTCCCGGCTTTAAACCCGAGGTTGGTGCCGAGGGCTGGCAGGTAAGTACAAGTCCTGTTTTGCTGATGGCAGCGCACAAAGCATCACTTGACATTTTTGAACAAGCCGGTAGTGTAAATACCCTGCGTGAAAAGGCTTTGGTGCTTACTGCATACCTTGAGTATTTGATTAATCAAATTAATCAACAGGCAGGAGATGAGTTATTTAAGATCATAACGCCAGTAAACCAGCAGGAGCGGGGGAGCCAGTTATCCATCATTTGCAAGCGTAATGGTAAAGCTATTTTTGATTATTTGGCAAACCAGGGCGTTATTGGCGACTGGCGCGAACCCGATGTGATCAGGCTAAGCCCTGTACCGTTGTACAATACCTTTACCGATGTTTACACGGCAGCCTTACACCTCACCCAAGCTGCAAAAACTTTATAA
- a CDS encoding pyridoxamine 5'-phosphate oxidase family protein yields MDYQHDLKKLEDIEKLRGLIDKSKTAMLTTFALGDGFHSRPMATAQLDVEGSLWFFTNEFSPKVAEVSYENKVNVTYANASSDTYISVNGTAYLVDDAAKKQELWNPFIEAFFKDGAEDPALILLRVDITDAEYWDNSAGAVGLAFKWIKSVITGTKFEPGEHEKVDL; encoded by the coding sequence ATGGATTATCAACACGATCTGAAAAAACTGGAAGATATTGAAAAACTGCGCGGACTTATCGATAAATCGAAAACCGCAATGTTAACCACTTTTGCCTTAGGCGATGGCTTTCATAGCCGCCCCATGGCTACTGCCCAGCTTGATGTAGAAGGCAGCCTTTGGTTTTTCACCAACGAGTTTTCGCCTAAGGTGGCCGAGGTTTCTTACGAAAACAAAGTAAACGTAACCTATGCAAACGCAAGTTCTGATACTTATATCAGCGTAAATGGCACCGCGTATCTGGTTGACGATGCCGCCAAAAAGCAAGAGCTATGGAACCCGTTCATCGAAGCTTTTTTTAAAGATGGTGCCGAAGATCCAGCTTTGATATTACTGCGGGTGGATATTACCGATGCAGAATACTGGGACAACAGCGCAGGTGCAGTTGGACTGGCATTTAAGTGGATCAAATCGGTAATTACCGGAACTAAATTTGAACCCGGCGAACACGAGAAAGTTGATTTATAA
- a CDS encoding DNA-3-methyladenine glycosylase translates to MMKLPEDFYLNSNVVEVARNLLGKYLFTRIDGVVSGGYIVETEAYNGVIDKASHAYGNRLTPRTQTMFERGGVAYVYLCYGIHEMLNVVTSVEGQPHAVLIRAINPTQGIDAMLYRRNMALVKPNITAGPGSVGKALGINRKLNNISFQSDTMWIEDRGMIFADDEIAAVPRIGVAYAKEDALLPYRFYVKGNVYVSKPNR, encoded by the coding sequence ATGATGAAACTGCCTGAAGATTTTTATCTCAACAGCAACGTAGTTGAAGTGGCGCGTAACCTGCTGGGCAAATATTTGTTTACCCGTATAGATGGTGTGGTTTCGGGTGGATACATTGTAGAAACGGAAGCTTATAATGGCGTTATCGACAAAGCATCGCACGCCTATGGAAATCGTTTAACACCACGCACACAAACCATGTTTGAACGTGGAGGTGTAGCTTATGTTTATCTCTGCTATGGCATCCACGAAATGCTGAATGTGGTGACATCTGTTGAAGGGCAACCTCATGCCGTCCTTATTAGGGCAATAAACCCTACACAAGGAATTGATGCTATGCTATATCGCCGTAATATGGCCTTGGTTAAACCCAATATTACCGCTGGCCCGGGTTCGGTTGGCAAGGCGTTGGGGATTAACCGCAAACTCAACAACATCAGTTTTCAGAGTGATACAATGTGGATTGAGGACAGAGGTATGATCTTTGCCGATGATGAAATTGCCGCCGTTCCGCGCATTGGTGTAGCATATGCTAAAGAGGATGCTTTGCTACCTTACAGGTTCTATGTAAAGGGCAATGTTTACGTGAGTAAACCTAATCGATAA
- a CDS encoding alpha/beta hydrolase produces the protein MQKLYLISGLGADRRLFDKLQLLGYELVHVDWIEPEPIDTITTYAKKLIDIYQIPHGANVLGVSLGGVMTVEISTLIPLGKVIIVSSIKSAEEIPAYFRFFRNVPVYKIIPHGFYTSMGSIIKPLFGDTKGKAGFLFVDMIKKSSPVFMRWAMHAILHWVPKPLGGKIHHIIGNNDLIFPHRRIVTATHIIEKGSHDMVYTRAAEISKLVLSILNDETA, from the coding sequence ATGCAAAAGCTTTACCTTATTTCGGGATTGGGGGCCGACAGGCGCTTGTTTGATAAGCTTCAATTACTTGGCTATGAACTGGTGCATGTGGACTGGATTGAACCCGAACCTATTGATACTATTACTACCTATGCCAAAAAGCTGATCGATATATATCAAATTCCTCACGGGGCCAATGTGTTAGGTGTGTCCTTAGGTGGCGTGATGACCGTTGAAATAAGTACATTGATTCCGTTGGGTAAAGTAATCATTGTTTCGAGTATTAAATCGGCCGAAGAAATCCCAGCTTATTTTCGGTTTTTCCGCAACGTACCGGTTTATAAGATCATTCCACACGGATTTTATACCTCTATGGGAAGCATCATCAAACCACTGTTTGGCGATACCAAAGGAAAAGCCGGTTTCCTGTTTGTCGATATGATCAAAAAATCATCGCCGGTATTTATGCGCTGGGCTATGCATGCCATACTGCATTGGGTACCCAAGCCGCTCGGCGGAAAAATACATCACATCATTGGTAATAATGATTTGATCTTTCCGCACCGCAGAATAGTAACTGCAACCCACATTATTGAAAAAGGTAGCCACGACATGGTTTATACTCGCGCAGCCGAAATAAGCAAACTCGTATTATCTATTCTGAATGATGAAACTGCCTGA
- a CDS encoding GAF domain-containing protein: MAEDLNILQSTDKAAQYQSLLPQIEALLHGEPDLTANLANMAAALKEQFKWFWVGFYLVKNDQLVLGPFQGPVACTRINMGKGVCGTAWEQKKTLIVSDVEAFPGHIACSSLSQSEIVVPLIHKGEVVGVLDVDSESLDQFDETDAIYLEELVKLLNF; the protein is encoded by the coding sequence ATGGCCGAAGACTTAAATATTCTCCAATCAACAGATAAAGCAGCACAATACCAGTCGTTGCTGCCGCAGATAGAAGCCCTTTTGCATGGCGAACCCGACCTTACCGCAAATCTGGCTAACATGGCCGCTGCCCTCAAAGAGCAGTTTAAATGGTTTTGGGTAGGATTTTATTTGGTTAAAAACGATCAATTAGTTTTAGGTCCGTTTCAGGGACCGGTAGCTTGTACACGTATTAACATGGGCAAAGGCGTATGCGGAACAGCCTGGGAGCAAAAGAAAACACTTATTGTGTCCGATGTGGAGGCTTTTCCGGGGCATATTGCCTGTAGTTCGCTATCGCAATCGGAAATTGTAGTTCCGCTCATTCATAAAGGCGAAGTGGTTGGTGTGCTGGATGTTGACAGTGAATCGCTCGATCAGTTTGACGAAACTGATGCCATTTACCTCGAAGAACTGGTAAAGCTTCTTAACTTCTAA
- a CDS encoding DUF3291 domain-containing protein: MIVSLTIVRYRKAFVPFALFAMAIHRLPLMLQKGCTFWKLLGCGRNGTFDLSPDWQQWGLLAVWNTRADFDNFQQRSLISLWWKKLATESWTLLAEPLQSHGKWDGKEPFGSANTKDYNGPVAVLTRATIKLKRLKNFWSHVDQAAAHMTTAKGYITSVGIGEAPVYRQATFSVWESLDDVKDFAYRSREHAEIIKKTRSEGWYSEELFARFKPLAAWGTLNGNDPLQGKIKFE, from the coding sequence ATGATTGTTAGCCTCACCATAGTACGTTACCGCAAAGCGTTTGTTCCTTTTGCATTGTTTGCAATGGCCATACACCGGTTGCCGTTAATGCTGCAAAAAGGCTGTACATTTTGGAAACTACTGGGCTGCGGCCGTAATGGCACATTCGATCTATCGCCCGACTGGCAGCAATGGGGATTGCTGGCCGTATGGAATACCCGTGCTGATTTTGATAATTTTCAACAGCGTTCCTTAATATCTTTATGGTGGAAAAAACTGGCAACTGAAAGCTGGACCTTATTAGCCGAACCGCTGCAAAGCCACGGTAAATGGGATGGCAAAGAGCCTTTTGGAAGTGCTAATACGAAAGACTATAATGGCCCTGTTGCCGTGCTTACCCGTGCTACTATCAAGCTTAAAAGGTTAAAAAACTTTTGGAGCCACGTTGACCAGGCCGCTGCTCATATGACCACCGCAAAAGGCTACATTACATCGGTTGGTATTGGCGAAGCACCGGTTTACCGGCAGGCCACGTTTTCGGTTTGGGAAAGTTTGGATGATGTTAAAGACTTTGCCTATCGCTCGCGCGAGCATGCCGAGATCATTAAAAAAACGCGCAGCGAGGGCTGGTATAGCGAAGAACTGTTTGCCCGTTTTAAACCCTTAGCCGCCTGGGGCACTTTAAATGGTAACGACCCGCTGCAGGGTAAAATTAAATTTGAATAA